One stretch of Ailuropoda melanoleuca isolate Jingjing chromosome 20, ASM200744v2, whole genome shotgun sequence DNA includes these proteins:
- the LOC105240789 gene encoding basic proline-rich protein-like, with protein MGRNRQTPPEQGAGDHRGAERGTVSPGRSPAAPVGLPPSPHRRPRSSAPPPLPYSAAPGPVLPPRCGRALRAKKRPSSPVPDAQSRGSKKKVKKDAEKGTLLWLGLSTPRNPPKVPSSRRRRPAGRGHSGQPGRGGRARGPTGRPPGAECPLVPRRKPGAPGVGLSSAPGPFLLAPRQPCSSQLLSAPLPRRLDERSASAPPTPPAPPPEAPPTRPPRGGGGGRRAAGAESLACCRTWSACRPRPGPNQASRGGVSPRRGGRKRRAPHLPGPEEGRERQKGAVWGPLRSRPFPTRRNLEGTLSASPFWPNGPLRRSAPAPLARSLPKPSRAGRGWLFGLSRVLLIRNDGVEATQRGGDPSGGGFVTPSFSPVLLSRTHRPTHHSGRRALVGFMLDGGRRQEAKPSPLTLVSAIVKEEVIHSMNLLSTSKCQLSLYLYSPYRLLKY; from the exons ATGGGGCGCAACCGACAGACGCCCCCAGAACAGGGCGCCGGGGACCACCGGGGAGCCGAGCGCGGCACCGTGAGCCCGGGGCGCAGCCCCGCAGCCCCGGTCGGCCTCCCGCCCTCGCCGCACAGGCGGCCACGGAGCTCCGCGCCTCCCCCGCTGCCTTACTCGGCTGCCCCGGGCCCTGTCCTCCCGCCCCGGTGTGGGCGAGCTCTGCGGGCGAAGAAGCGCCCTTCCAGCCCGGTGCCCGACGCCCAGAGCCGAGGAAGCAAGAAGAAGGTGAAGAAAGACGCAGAGAAGGGGACACTGCTTTGGCTGGGGCTCTCGACTCCCAGAAACCCTCCCAAAGTCCCGtccagccgccgccgccgcccggccGGCAGGGGGCACAGTGGGCAGCCGGGGCGCGGAGGCCGGGCTAGGGGGCCGACTGGGAGGCCCCCAGGCGCCGAGTGCCCGCTCGTACCTCGCAGAAAGCCCGGAGCCCCAGGCGTCGGACTGTCGTCAGCTCCCGGTCCCTTCCTGCTCGCACCGCGCCAGCCCTGCTCCTCTCAGCTCCTCTCAGCCCCTCTGCCCCGGCGGCTTGACGAGCGCTCCGCGTCCGCCCCGCCCACgcctcccgccccgcccccagaggCTCCGCCCACACGCCCGCCCCGAGGTGGCGGGGGTGGCCGCCGAGCAGCGGGAGCCGAGAGCCTAGCTTGCTGCCGCACGTGGAGCGCCTGCCGGCCCCGCCCCGGACCCAACCAAGCGTCCCGCGGAGGGGTGTCGCCACGGAGGGGTGGGAGAAAGCGGAGGGCGCCACACCTCCCGGGtcctgaggaaggaagagagcgGCAGAAGGGCGCTGTGTGGGGACCCCTGCGATCTAGGCCTTTCCCCACACGACGGAACCTGGAGGGGACGCTGTCAGCTTCCCCCTTCTGGCCGAATGGCCCTCTCCGACGCTCGGCCCCCGCTCCCTTGGCACGCTCCCTCCCTAAGCCCAgtcgggcggggcgggggtggctgTTTGGCCTGAGCCGCGTCTTACTAATTCGGAACGACGGAGTGGAGGCCACTCAAAGAGGAGGcgatcccagcggaggaggcttCGTGACTCCTAGCTTCTCTCCCGTCCTCCTGTCCCGCACCCACCGGCCCACCCACCACTCGGGACGCCGCGCCCTCGTGGGTTTTATGCTGGATGGGGGGCGCCGCCAGGAAGCCAAGCCTTCCCCGCTAACTCTTGTTTCTGCAATTGTAAAG gaagaAGTTATTCATTCCATGAATTTATTGAGTACTTCCAAATGCCAG CTCTCCCTCTACCTTTACTCACCCTACAGACTTTTGAAATATTAA